GAAATATCCGGTATCTACCGTCAAAGTGAAAGACTTATTTTAGTTACCAAAAATTCAGGTTTATACAGCTATTTTAAGGAGAATCTAAGCCCTTTGAATAACCCGTTATCTCAATACCTCAAAGCTGCCAAAGTGTTTAGTTTTGAACAAATCAACCAAACTCACCTGGTATTTGGTACTATTTTGAAGGGTTTGTTTATCAGTGATTTAGACGGAAACATCATACACTACATCAACAAACACAAAGGACTCCCCAATAATACCATTTTAAGCCTTCACTATAGTCCTGCCGGAAAATTATGGTTGGGAATGGATTATGGTGTTTCATTACTCCATCTCCAAAATAATCTTACCTATTTTTATGACTACAGAGGAGATTTCGGAACAGGTTATACGGCAATCTTAAAAGACAGTATTTTTTTTCTGGGAACTAATCAAGGTCTTTACCAATTGGGCTGGGATAAACTGAATAACAATACTGAATTTAATAAATTTCAGCTTGTTCCGGGAACTGAGGGTCAGGTTTGGGCGATGAAAAACATCAACAACAAATTATTTATCGGACATGATAATGGATTGTTTTTTCTAAATGGCAACAGACTTGAACGATTGAGCAATCAAAAGGGAGTTTGGACGGTTTTGCCTTACAAAAACTATCTACTAACCGGAACCTATAATGGCATCGGTGTTTTAAAACAGTCTGGTAATAGTTGGGCTTTTGATAAGCAAATTGAACTCATATCGGGTTCTTGCAACCAACTTTTCATCGAAAAAGACAATATTCTATGGATAAATATCCCCAACTATGGGATTGTCAGGGCTGTTTTAAACAACGAGTTATACCCTGTTGAAAGACAAACTTTCTTCAAAAATACCTTTGAAGGTTACGACCCTTACCTAATCCTTCAGAAAAATGGAGTGTATGTTTTGACCGATAAATTTCAATACTTCTATTCTGAAAATGAAAATAAATTTACAGACCAAACCGCTATTGAACACGATAACAAGGTGGAAGGACTATTGCCCGGCATTTTTCAATCAGTACCATTGAATTCAGAGTTTGAGTTTTATCCGGTTTACAATGGGTTTGCCTTAAAATCTCTTAACAATAAAACCCCCAAAAGCAAAACATACTATAAACCGGTATTTAGAAATATGAATGTCTTAAACAATGATACCATCATTCCATTATTTCCCGGCGCAACAATCCCCTACCGGCTAAACAGTCTGAATGTTGAATTTATAGTACCAAACCAGGAGAATGTTTTATACCAATATAAATTGAATGAAGCCGGCAAATGGAGTTCATGGTCTAACGAAAACTCTTTTAAACTATTAAACCTAAAACATGGCAATCATATACTATCGGTAAAAGCTATGGTGAATGGAGAAATCACCGATTCCGAAAGTTTATCATTTAGAATTAGCCCGCCTTGGTTTTACTCGTGGTACGCCTATATTTTTTATACCTTACTTTTTATTTTGGTCGTTTTTATGGCTTATATCTGGCAAAAATTAGCCTTGAAAAAACAAGAAAAAATGCTAATCAATAAACAACAACAATCGCTGTTCGAACAAGAAGAAAAACATCAGCAACAACTTATATTGATAGAGCAGGAAAGATTACAAGCTGAATATGAACAAATAAAAATACAACTCAGAACCAAAACCTTAGAACTTGCAAATAAAGCAAAGGAAAATGAAGATAAAAACCGATTACTACTTGCCCTTAAAGAAAAATGTGAAACCGCCCTGCAAAATCCGGCCAACACAAAAAAAACGCTCAATGATATGCAACGACTGTTAGAATCCTATTTAATCGCAGAAGATAAAACATTCGAATTTCAGATTGACGAACTGCATCAGGAGTTTTTTTTGAAACTAAAAGAATTGTTTCCGGGCTTAACCATCAACGACCTGCGTTTATGTGCTTATTTAAAAATAGGGTTGAACTCGAAGGAAATCGCCGATATTTTAAACATTTTGCCTTCAAGCATCTATATCAGCCGTTCTCGACTAAGAAAAAAACTCAACATCCATACAGATGACGATTTGTATAATTATTTAAATTCTATTTAATTTTGAATTTTCGGGGTAAATCGGCTGGTTCCTAAATATGTAGAATTGTTTAAGAAGCTGTCCGAAAAGTCCATTTATTTTTTAATAAGGTATTAATAATTGCTGTGTAAATCATGTTTTCAGAGTAGTTGCTTTTTTTCTCGTAATCTTTACTTAATCGTCTTTTATGATAAAGCCATGCGAAGGTGCGTTCTACTACCCACCTGCGAGGCAAAACTTCAAAACCCTTTTGTCCCTCTTTCTGTGTTACGATTAACCATACCTAAGTCAGTAAATTCATCGCCACAGTTATTAGCTCTTCACCCTGATAACCGCTATCTGCCCAAACTTGCTTTATTCTACCACAAATACTTCTTAATACAGGACACTCTTTAATGCGTTCCATCAAACATATAGCACCTGCTTTTTCGCTTTTTGAAGCACTACACACATACGTTAAGTACTTGACCATATTTAGTTTGCATTAAAAGGGCTAAAATTGATTTTGAGATAATTGCCTATATTATCCATGCAACAATTGACAGCGTATAAGAGGTTATCTTTTTCGAGATAATCTTCCGGAACAAGCCACTCACACTTTAACTTTCGCCACATCGTTTCGGCGATATTCAAATGCGGCGAGTAAGTGGGCAGAAAAAAGACAAACAAGCCTCTGTTTTGCCAAATAGGCAGTAAGAGATTCAATAATTTAGATTGGTGGACACTGGAATTATCCAAGACAACAACGGTATGTTTTCTGATTTTAAGCGATAATTTATCCAAATGATTGACAATAAACTTGGCATCTATATTCTGTTGGGTGGTTTCCCAATAGCATTGATTACTTCTGCTAATCAAGCCCAATATATTGACTTTGTACCCTTTTTCTGTATATACAGCCACTTTCTCATCGGGGAATTGCCAGCCGTAGGGGACATATCCCTCGCTACTAACCCTGCTTTCATCGCCATAAAAGAGGTCTATCTGCCCTTGTTGTGACAACTTCTCCAATTCTTGCAAGTCCGAT
This is a stretch of genomic DNA from Sphingobacteriales bacterium. It encodes these proteins:
- a CDS encoding IS630 family transposase, producing the protein MRKRCKGKPDEQIYQSKKSDLQELEKLSQQGQIDLFYGDESRVSSEGYVPYGWQFPDEKVAVYTEKGYKVNILGLISRSNQCYWETTQQNIDAKFIVNHLDKLSLKIRKHTVVVLDNSSVHQSKLLNLLLPIWQNRGLFVFFLPTYSPHLNIAETMWRKLKCEWLVPEDYLEKDNLLYAVNCCMDNIGNYLKINFSPFNAN